One region of Oncorhynchus keta strain PuntledgeMale-10-30-2019 chromosome 24, Oket_V2, whole genome shotgun sequence genomic DNA includes:
- the lcmt1 gene encoding leucine carboxyl methyltransferase 1, whose product MAARQPFTDLDTADEAVRSTCDDATTCKRYATSKGYWTDPYVQYFVRSVGERKAPEINRGYYARVQGMNHLLDAFLRKTKCDCQIVNLGAGLDTTFWRLKDENLMPRKYFEVDFPMIAARKIHNIKTKPPLSKPLIETHSTDSLLLDGHSLDSDRYCIIGADLRDIPGLDDKLKKFHLNPELPTLFLSECVLVYMTPDQSSKLVNWASVTFHTAMFVNYEQVNMLDRFGQVMIENLQRRQCNLAGVEVCQSLETQKERFLKTGWENADALDMMTVYSVIPQDDVARIERLEFLDEKELLQQLLQHYSICWATKDKLKLGLSQVAF is encoded by the exons ATGGCTGCCCGACAACCCTTCACAGATTTAGACACTGCCGACGAAGCAGTGAGGTCGACTTGTGACGATGCAACGACATGtaaaag ATATGCAACCAGTAAAGGCTACTGGACGGACCCCTATGTCCAGTATTTTGTGAGGTCGGTAGGGGAACGAAAAGCTCCAGAAATTAACCGAG GTTACTATGCCCGCGTGCAGGGAATGAACCACCTCCTGGATGCCTTCCTCAGGAAAACAAAGTGTGACTGTCAGATAGTGAACCTGGGGGCAGGGCTGGACACCACTTTCTGGAGGCTAAAG GATGAAAACCTCATGCCTAGAAAATACTTTGAAGTTGACTTTCCAATGATTGCTGCCAGGAAAATACACAACATAAA GACAAAACCACCACTGTCAAAACCTCTCATTGAGACCCACTCCACAGACTCACTATTACTAG ATGGCCACAGCCTAGACTCAGACAGGTACTGCATCATCGGTGCTGACCTCAGGGACATCCCAGGCCTAGATGACAAACTGAAGAAGTTCCACCTCAACCCAGA GTTGCCTacgttgttcctgtcagagtgtGTGCTGGTCTACATGACTCCAGATCAGTCATCCAAGCTGGTGAACTGGGCCTCAGTCACTTTCCACACAGCCATGTTTGTCAACTATGAGCAG gtGAACATGCTGGATCGTTTTGGCCAGGTGATGATTGAGAATCTTCAGCGTCGTCAGTGTAATCTGGCTGGAGTGGAGGTGTGTCAGTCACTGGAAACGCAG AAAGAGCGCTTCCTAAAGACGGGCTGGGAGAATGCAGATGCTCTGGACATGATGACTGTGTACAGTGTTATACCTCAGGACGACGTGGCAAG AATAGAGCGTCTGGAATTTCTGGATGAGAAGGAACTTCTGCAGCAGCTCCTCCAACATTACAGTATCTGCTGGGCCACCAAGGACAAGCTCAAGCTAG GACTCTCACAAGTTGCTTTCTGA